GGCCTACCGTTTCCAGCCGGTCTCGGAGGGTGGGTGTCAGCTTCACGGCATCCTTTTCGGTGGTCACAAATCCATTCGCTTCGACCGCGCGCGCCTGCTGCATCAAACGCGCAATATCGTCTTCGTCGTAGGCATGGTGATCTTCGAAGGCCACTGTCTGCATGGCCTCATAACCCTGCGCCGCCAGCATCCGGGTAAAGTTTTCAGGTCTCGCGATTCCGCAAAAAGCAAACGGCATCGTTGGCAGCGTTACTTCGCCGCCCTCCCCCAGGCTCAACCTCCGGCGAATGATCCAGATCGAAGGCCTGCCCTTGGAGTGGCTCAATCCATCGACTACGCTTCTGAGTGTGTCCGCCTCGTCCTCTCGGAGAACCACAACATCGGCCTGCGCTATCGCCTCGAGCGGTTCTCTCAGGTTTCCGGCTGGCAGTAGCGTGTCCTCAACATCCTCCTGGGTCAGCAAGACGATATCGATGTCGCGAGCCAGCCGCCGGTGCTGAAATCCGTCATCCAGCAGATGAACTACCAACTTTTCCGAAGGCTCGCCCTGCTCTGCCATCATGCCGGCCTGATAGCGGTCTGCTCCCACGTACACCGGGACGCCAGAGCGCTGAGCCAGCAAGACGGGCTCATCACCATGCCAACGGGCGTCGTCGAACGGTTCGACCCTTGCAATCATCTCCGAGCTGCGTTTATACCCTCGCGTGAGGATTCGTACCGCGTAGCCGCGATGGCGCAGAATGCCAGCCAGCATCAACACAACAGGTGTTTTGCCCGCGCCACCCGCCGAGACGCTACCGATGCTGATCACAGTGCTCTCCAGATGGTTGCGCTTCAACCAGCCCCAAGCAAACAGCTGCTTTTTGAGCGCAAGCGCAGCTCCGTACAGGGGAGACATCGGAAGCAGCCATGGTCGCCGCACACTCATCGCGTGGTCCTCACCCTCTCCTCCAACAGTGAGACGACGGCCTGTGCCGTCCGCGCTGCTGCTCCTGCTTGAGCTTCAAATACTGCTCGTCCGCGTTCTCCGAGTGCCCGTGAGGCTGCCTCGTCCTGCAACATCGCGATCAGCGTCTCTGCAAGCTTTTCGTTTGCGACGATGCGAATCGCTTCTGCCTCTTGCATGGTCTTTACGATCTCACGAAAGTTCTCGAAGGAAGGCCCCATCAGCACCGGCACTCCAAACTGCGCTGGTTCCAGCGGGTTGTGTCCACCCTTTGGAACCAGGCTGCCCCCGATGAAGGCCACGGACGCCAATCCGTACACCGATGCAAGATCTCCTATCGTGTCCAGCAGGAGGATCGTTCCGCCGACAACGGGGTTGGGATTCTGCGTGAGTTGGCTGCACTGGAG
This Tunturibacter gelidoferens DNA region includes the following protein-coding sequences:
- the lpxK gene encoding tetraacyldisaccharide 4'-kinase; the protein is MSPLYGAALALKKQLFAWGWLKRNHLESTVISIGSVSAGGAGKTPVVLMLAGILRHRGYAVRILTRGYKRSSEMIARVEPFDDARWHGDEPVLLAQRSGVPVYVGADRYQAGMMAEQGEPSEKLVVHLLDDGFQHRRLARDIDIVLLTQEDVEDTLLPAGNLREPLEAIAQADVVVLREDEADTLRSVVDGLSHSKGRPSIWIIRRRLSLGEGGEVTLPTMPFAFCGIARPENFTRMLAAQGYEAMQTVAFEDHHAYDEDDIARLMQQARAVEANGFVTTEKDAVKLTPTLRDRLETVGPIVVARLCVELLDEKQALEQLVALVGRLDRRRRQGR